From Arachis stenosperma cultivar V10309 chromosome 2, arast.V10309.gnm1.PFL2, whole genome shotgun sequence, one genomic window encodes:
- the LOC130961760 gene encoding pentatricopeptide repeat-containing protein At4g21190-like, whose product MHALRVSPLLIAKTFQAMEIPSSTRSTVVCAAKGPRLRYPRVWKTHKRVGTINKAAKLVETIRQLSNVKEEVYGALDSYVAWELEFPLITMKKALKTLEDQQEWKRVIQVTKWMLSKGQGRTMGSYFTLLNALAEDDRIDEAEELWTKLLMQYMESLPRKFFDKMISIYYKRGMYDKMFEVFADMEELGVHPNLTVVQVIGGVFKEVGMLDKYEKIHQKYPPPRWKYRYVKGGRRIKIKVSGQPYQGNYREGNEHAKLNGEPNLDLDDNDTSEETSELEEVDEQFNQDANARTMESKQISDDSFETKEPVLDV is encoded by the exons ATGCATGCACTGAGAGTTTCTCCTTTACTTATTGCTAAAACATTTCAAGCAATGGAAATTCCATCAAGCACACGAAGCACTGTG GTGTGTGCTGCAAAAGGTCCAAGGCTGCGCTATCCACGAGTTTGGAAGACCCATAAAAGAGTTGGGACCATTAACAAGGCTGCTAAGCTTGTTGAGACT ATTAGGCAGCTGTCAAATGTCAAAGAGGAAGTTTATGGTGCTCTTGATTCCTATGTTGCTTGGGAATTAGAGTTCCCTTTAATTACTATGAAAAAGGCACTCAAGACTCTAGAAGATCAACAAGAGTGGAAGCGGGTAATACAG GTAACAAAGTGGATGTTAAGCAAAGGTCAAGGTAGGACTATGGGAAGCTATTTCACATTATTGAATGCATTAGCAGAAGATGATCGAATCGATGAAGCTGAAGAGCTTTGGACGAAGCTATTAATGCAGTATATGGAAAGCTTGCCTCGTAAATTCTTTGATAAAATGATATCTATCTACTACAAGAGAGGCATGTATGACAAGATGTTTGAG GTTTTTGCTGATATGGAGGAGCTTGGTGTTCATCCTAATTTGACTGTCGTGCAAGTGATTGGAGGTGTCTTTAAGGAGGTGGGCATGTTGGACAAATATGAGAAGATACACCAAAAATATCCACCACCTAGGTGGAAATATAGATACGTCAAAGGAGGACGGCGTATAAAAATTAAGGTGTCTGGTCAACCTTACCAAGGCAACTACAGAGAAGGGAATGAGCATGCAAAGTTGAATGGTGAACCAAATTTGGACTTAGATGACAATGATACATCAGAAGAGACTTCAGAGTTAGAGGAAGTTGATGAACAATTCAACCAGGACGCCAATGCAAGAACCATGGAATCTAAACAAATATCAGATGATTCATTTGAGACTAAGGAACCAGTTTTAGATGTATAA